A genomic region of Cyanobacteriota bacterium contains the following coding sequences:
- the der gene encoding ribosome biogenesis GTPase Der: MTLPIVAVIGRPNVGKSSLVNRIVGRSNAIVFDEPGITRDRTYQLAFWNDRDFQVVDTGGLVFNDDTEFLPLIREQAMLALAEAQVAIFVVDGQAGLLPADEEIAHWLRQQTVPVVLAVNKCESVEQGLMQAAQFWELGLGEPFPVSSIHGNGTGDLLDRVVEYLPAVVETPEENSQISVAIVGRPNVGKSSLLNAFVGETRAIVSPIAGTTRDAIDTLVERNGQTYRLIDTAGIRKKKHVNYGAEFFSINRAFKAIRRADVVLLVIDALEGVTEQDQKLAGRITDDGRGCVVVVNKWDAVEKDSYTIYEYEKQVKYRLQFVDWADFIFVSAKTGQRVEKILTLVDQAAEQHRRRVSTAVVNEVIEEALRWHTPPTTRQGRQGKIYYGTQVSSQPPTIALFVNDATLFNDNYRRYMERQFRQQLGFGGTPIRLLWRSKKPRELERTR; this comes from the coding sequence ATGACTCTACCCATCGTTGCTGTTATTGGCCGCCCCAATGTGGGCAAGTCGTCCCTGGTGAACCGGATTGTAGGGCGGAGTAATGCTATTGTCTTTGATGAGCCAGGAATCACTCGCGATCGCACCTACCAACTAGCGTTTTGGAATGATCGAGACTTCCAAGTTGTAGACACAGGGGGCTTGGTTTTCAACGACGATACTGAATTTTTGCCCCTGATTCGAGAACAAGCTATGTTGGCACTAGCAGAAGCTCAGGTTGCTATCTTTGTAGTGGATGGACAAGCCGGGTTGCTCCCTGCTGATGAAGAAATTGCCCATTGGCTACGGCAACAGACCGTCCCCGTAGTGCTGGCTGTGAATAAGTGTGAATCTGTAGAACAGGGCTTGATGCAGGCAGCCCAGTTTTGGGAACTAGGTCTGGGGGAACCATTTCCGGTTTCTAGCATCCATGGCAACGGAACTGGTGATCTACTAGATCGGGTGGTTGAGTATTTACCTGCAGTGGTGGAGACACCTGAGGAAAATTCACAAATCAGCGTAGCGATCGTTGGCCGTCCGAATGTTGGCAAATCCAGCCTACTTAACGCCTTTGTGGGAGAAACGCGGGCGATTGTCAGTCCTATTGCTGGTACCACTAGAGATGCGATCGACACCCTTGTGGAACGGAATGGCCAAACCTATCGGCTAATTGACACCGCTGGGATCCGCAAGAAGAAGCATGTGAACTATGGAGCTGAATTTTTCAGTATTAATCGCGCCTTCAAGGCGATTCGCCGAGCAGATGTCGTGCTACTGGTCATTGATGCGCTTGAGGGTGTAACTGAGCAGGATCAAAAGCTAGCAGGTCGCATTACCGATGATGGACGGGGCTGCGTTGTAGTGGTCAACAAATGGGATGCTGTCGAAAAAGACTCCTACACGATCTACGAGTATGAGAAACAGGTGAAGTATCGGCTCCAATTTGTAGATTGGGCAGATTTTATTTTTGTGAGTGCCAAAACAGGGCAACGGGTTGAAAAAATCTTGACTCTTGTGGATCAAGCCGCTGAGCAACATCGCCGACGGGTCAGCACCGCTGTTGTGAACGAAGTGATCGAGGAGGCATTACGCTGGCATACTCCCCCTACAACCCGCCAAGGACGACAGGGCAAAATTTACTACGGTACTCAAGTGAGTAGCCAGCCACCCACGATCGCCCTATTTGTCAACGATGCCACCCTGTTTAACGACAACTATCGTCGCTATATGGAGCGTCAGTTTCGCCAACAGCTTGGCTTTGGTGGCACACCGATTCGCTTGCTGTGGCGGAGCAAAAAACCCCGTGAGCTAGAAAGGACACGGTAA
- a CDS encoding PipX family protein yields the protein MSSETYLNHPTFGLLFRVCLVEDDRELFATLYAQRLFFLVTTGPNGLKFEPTTRADARILVEGRLRFLRRMGLDA from the coding sequence ATGAGCAGTGAAACTTATTTGAATCACCCAACGTTTGGACTGCTATTCAGAGTCTGTCTCGTTGAGGACGATCGCGAACTATTTGCCACTCTCTATGCCCAGCGGCTATTTTTCTTAGTCACAACTGGCCCCAATGGCCTGAAGTTTGAGCCGACTACCCGTGCGGATGCTCGCATCCTGGTTGAAGGCCGCCTTCGATTCCTACGCCGCATGGGGTTAGATGCT
- the bioD gene encoding dethiobiotin synthase: MKALLIAGTDTGVGKTVLTSALVAYGQAHMPNKRLGLMKPVQSGVGDRELYTRLFHLDQTPEDITPIYLRAPLAPPIAAFKEQANIDLGLLWQRFEALRRQRDVVLIEALGGLGSPITWQTTVADLAWDWQLPTVLVVPVRLGAIAQAVANVALARQSRLHLKGIVLNCVQLEHDSTASAINDLAPPGLIESLTGVPILGTIPHLSDPTDVHKLIQVASNLEIERLLPL, encoded by the coding sequence GAAGGCGTTGTTGATAGCAGGAACAGATACAGGGGTAGGCAAAACTGTGCTTACAAGTGCTTTAGTTGCCTATGGTCAGGCCCACATGCCCAACAAACGTCTGGGCCTAATGAAGCCAGTACAGTCAGGGGTAGGCGATCGCGAGCTGTATACTCGCTTGTTTCACCTAGACCAGACTCCAGAAGACATTACCCCTATCTACCTGCGAGCACCCTTGGCCCCACCGATTGCCGCCTTCAAGGAACAGGCTAACATTGACCTTGGACTATTGTGGCAGCGCTTCGAGGCATTGCGGCGACAGCGAGATGTGGTGTTAATTGAAGCATTGGGAGGGTTAGGTTCTCCTATTACTTGGCAAACAACCGTTGCTGACCTCGCCTGGGACTGGCAACTACCGACGGTATTGGTGGTGCCTGTGCGCTTAGGGGCGATCGCCCAAGCAGTCGCTAATGTCGCCCTAGCTCGACAAAGTCGGCTGCACCTAAAGGGGATTGTGCTGAACTGTGTGCAGCTAGAGCATGATTCCACAGCCTCTGCGATCAACGATCTAGCCCCTCCCGGCTTGATTGAATCCCTTACGGGAGTGCCTATCCTTGGTACTATTCCCCATCTCAGCGATCCTACTGACGTTCACAAGCTCATCCAAGTTGCCTCTAATCTGGAGATTGAGCGCCTGCTACCGCTGTAA
- a CDS encoding energy-coupling factor transporter transmembrane protein EcfT, translating into MDLLRSLPIGLYLEQPVTWLHRLDSRVKLAWLMSFLIAPVLASSGVRLALVGLLMTLTLSAMIPVRVWRQQLGWLTVLMLMVFGLTMIAPDGIAASQQPRLPADELALAQQTVPPPSPQHSAWYNPLSWGQRNSPLAATTPELPQPTAYRYVLVKHPPITITRQSLDLAIRVSTLIFTLIYSTTLYLLTTAPEEITAGLDSLLHPLRRLHLPVTEIILTLTLALRFIPLVLEEVQNLARSIQTRAINWRKLGFRGTSQIWLLAAERLLENLLRRAEQIASAMLIRGFTTPSQHYVQWHPLRICWQDWVAMAALVLLWGVRLVWGWQS; encoded by the coding sequence ATGGACTTATTGCGATCGCTACCCATAGGGCTTTACCTAGAACAACCCGTTACTTGGCTGCACCGACTCGACTCTAGAGTGAAATTAGCCTGGTTAATGAGTTTTCTGATAGCACCTGTGTTGGCTAGCTCTGGGGTTCGCCTAGCGTTGGTTGGCTTGTTGATGACGTTAACACTATCGGCCATGATTCCGGTGCGGGTGTGGCGACAGCAGTTGGGGTGGCTCACAGTACTAATGCTGATGGTGTTTGGGTTGACAATGATTGCCCCTGATGGCATTGCTGCCTCCCAACAACCCCGCCTACCGGCTGATGAACTAGCCCTCGCTCAACAAACTGTCCCTCCACCATCACCCCAGCACTCAGCTTGGTATAACCCTCTCAGTTGGGGACAACGCAACTCCCCACTAGCTGCCACGACCCCTGAACTGCCTCAACCCACTGCCTATCGCTACGTTCTCGTTAAACATCCTCCCATCACCATTACCCGCCAGTCCCTTGATTTAGCAATTCGGGTTAGCACATTAATCTTCACGCTGATCTACAGCACCACACTCTATCTGCTAACCACTGCACCAGAAGAAATTACCGCTGGCCTTGACAGCCTCTTGCATCCGTTGCGGCGACTCCATCTGCCCGTAACAGAAATCATCCTGACACTAACTCTGGCATTGCGGTTTATTCCCCTTGTGCTGGAAGAAGTGCAAAACTTGGCACGCTCTATCCAGACTCGTGCAATCAATTGGCGCAAGTTAGGTTTTCGAGGTACGAGTCAAATTTGGCTATTGGCAGCGGAACGCTTGCTAGAAAATCTGTTAAGACGGGCTGAACAAATCGCTAGTGCTATGTTGATTCGTGGCTTTACCACTCCTAGTCAACATTACGTGCAGTGGCATCCATTGCGCATCTGTTGGCAAGATTGGGTGGCAATGGCAGCTCTAGTGCTGCTCTGGGGAGTTCGATTAGTGTGGGGTTGGCAGTCATAA